A genomic stretch from Falco naumanni isolate bFalNau1 chromosome 6, bFalNau1.pat, whole genome shotgun sequence includes:
- the CD164 gene encoding sialomucin core protein 24, producing MGRVLALPLTALCLACLSGLAAGAAQRAADDVVTVGICGNISDCSSCVGNDTNVAGCKWIRCEGEGMCVNETEVVLKNQSCTAVEQCSSSTDVPPSSATTLSSNTTTPPANSTTASSNTTTASPATTAHTTIANITNVTTHAAITSAITTPSIPGTNATVTPAPSPRKSTFDAASFIGGIVLVLGLQAVVFFLYKFCKSKDRNYHTL from the exons ATGGGCCGGGTACTCGCGCTCCCCCTCACCGCCCTCTGCCTGGCCTGCCTCAGCGGGCTGGCCGCGGGGGCCGCGCAGAGGGCTGCCGACGACGTCGTGACCGTTG gtatttgtGGAAACATTTCTGACTGCAGTTCATGTGTTGGCAATGATACAAATGTAGCCGGCTGCAAGTGGATCAGATGTGAAG GAGAAGGCATGTGtgtaaatgaaacagaagtagTTTTGAAGAATCAGAGCTGTACAGCTGTAGAACAATGTTCTT CATCTACAGATGTTCCTCCTTCCAGTGCTACTACGCTGTCTTCCAATACTACTACACCACCTGCCAATAGTACCACAGCATCTTCCAATACTACCACAGCCAGTCCTGCTACCACAGCTCATACTACTATAG CTAACATCACCAACGTAACTACACATGCTGCCATTACTTCAGCTATTACAACACCCAGTATTCCAG GTACGAATGCTACTGTGACTCCTGCACCTTCTCCACGCAAATCTACATTTGATGCTGCGAGTTTCATAGGTGGAATTGTCCTTGTTCTGGGTCTGCaggctgttgttttctttctgtacaaaTTCTGCAAGTCGAAAGACCGAAACTATCATACACTTTAG